A genome region from Ctenopharyngodon idella isolate HZGC_01 chromosome 5, HZGC01, whole genome shotgun sequence includes the following:
- the pebp1 gene encoding phosphatidylethanolamine-binding protein 1, translating to MPVDINEWTGSLALTEVEEQPAKPLTVKYGSLEIDALGKVFTPTQVQNRPTSVEWEGCDPSKLYTLAMTDPDAPSRKDPKFREWHHFLVVNMKGNDISSGCVMSDYVGAGPPKGTGLHRYVWLVYEQSGSISCTERVLTNRSGDNRGKFKIQSFRKKYGLGAPLAGSCFQAEWDDYVPKLYEQLAGK from the exons ATGCCTGTGGATATTAATGAATGGACAGGTTCTCTAGCTCTTACAGAGGTGGAGGAACAGCCAGCCAAGCCCCTAACGGTCAAATATGGCTCTTTGGAAATTGACGCGCTGGGGAAAGTATTCACACCCACTCAG GTGCAGAATCGGCCCACATCCGTTGAGTGGGAAGGATGTGACCCCAGTAAGCTGTACACATTGGCCATGACCGATCCAGATGCACCCAGCCGGAAAGACCCCAAATTTCG GGAATGGCACCACTTCCTTGTGGTCAACATGAAAGGAAATGACATCTCCAGTGGATGTGTCATGTCGGACTATGTTGGTGCAGGACCCCCGAAGGGAACAG GTCTCCATCGTTACGTGTGGCTGGTTTACGAGCAGTCGGGTAGCATCAGCTGCACTGAACGCGTCCTCACCAATCGCTCCGGAGACAACCGTGGAAAATTCAAGATCCAGAGTTTCCGCAAGAAATACGGCCTCGGTGCTCCGCTTGCAGGGTCTTGCTTCCAGGCAGAGTGGGACGACTACGTACCCAAACTTTACGAACAGCTGGCTGGCAAATAA
- the txnrd2.2 gene encoding thioredoxin reductase 2, tandem duplicate 2 isoform X2 — protein sequence MAAFSRGRQRIKAFSTLIFTRNFTAGKFDYDLVVIGGGSGGLACSKEAAQLGHRVAVLDYVEPSLKGTKWGLGGTCVNVGCIPKKLMHQAALLGTAVKDARKYGWQIPESLSHDWPTMAEAVQNHVRSLNWGHRVQLQDKKVKYLNMNGSLVDKHTIRAVNAKGKEMTLTAKNIVLATGGRPKYPTHVPGAVEFGITSDDVFWLRESPKKTLVVGASYVALECAGFLTGIGLDTTVMVRSIALRGFDQQMSGLVTDYMEAYGTKFSWRCTPKSVEKLPSGLLQVTWMDLNTKEEHQDTFNSVLWAVAFTMPSDVPGAQIRQKKRQEVQRRNAPFQFDADTGTFPALQ from the exons ATGGCTGCCTTCAGTAGAGGCAGGCAGAGGATCAAAgcttttagtacattaatattTACAAGAAACTTTACAG CCGGTAAATTTGATTATGATCTGGTGGTTATTGGTGGAGGCTCTGGAGGGTTGGCATGTTCAAAAGAAG CTGCCCAGTTAGGGCACAGAGTTGCTGTTTTGGACTATGTTGAACCCTCACTCAAAG GCACAAAGTGGGGTCTTGGTGGCACGTGTGTGAACGTCGGCTGTATTCCAAAGAAGCTTATGCATCAGGCGGCACTGCTTGGCACTGCTGTCAAAGATGCTAGGAAGTATGGCTGGCAAATCCCAGAATCCCTGTCACATGACTG GCCAACAATGGCTGAGGCCGTCCAGAACCATGTGAGGTCTCTAAACTGGGGCCACAGAGTGCAACTACAAGACAA GAAGGTGAAGTATTTGAATATGAATGGCAGTCTGGTGGATAAACACACTATCAGAGCTGTAAATGCCAAAGGGAAAGAG ATGACACTGACCGCCAAAAATATTGTGTTAGCTACTGGTGGACGGCCGAAGTACCCTACTCAT GTCCCAGGAGCCGTGGAGTTCGGGATCACAAGTGATGATGTCTTCTGGCTCAGAGAGTCACCCAAAAAAAC gttggttgttggtgccagtt aTGTAGCGCTGGAATGTGCTGGCTTCCTTACAGGCATTGGGCTGGATACCACTGTGATGGTGCGTAGTATCGCCCTCCGGGGGTTTGATCAG CAAATGTCTGGTTTAGTCACAGACTACATGGAGGCGTATGGCACCAAGTTTTCCTGGAGGTGTACACCAAAAAGTGTAGAAAAGCTCCCTTCTGGCCTTCTCCAGGTCACATGGATGGATCTAAACACCAAAGAAGAACATCAAGACACCTTCAACTCAGTACTTTGGGCTGTAG CCTTCACAATGCCCAGCGACGTTCCAGGAGCCCAAATCAGACAGAAAAAGAGACAGGAAGTGCAGCGCAGGAATGCCCCATTTCAGTTTGACGCAGATACTGGTACTTTTCCCGCTTTACAGTAA